In Curtobacterium sp. MCPF17_002, one genomic interval encodes:
- a CDS encoding stage II sporulation protein M: MDLDAYTEVHRERWQELDRLARARHTSGADADRLVSGYQEAATDLARIRRAAPRTAVGDRLSLTLFRARLRFTGTPVDPLTAVTSFFVLQLPAALYRIRWVTIWVAVATAAIAAIVAVWISTTPGAIATFGTPESLRQYATQDFQDYYSDHGLGAFTVQVWTNNAYIAATMVAFGITGLFVPFSIGQNAIGLGVSAAILHSEGRLGDFFLYIAPHGQLELYSVFLAAAAGLMIFWSWVAPGARTRAQALAEDGRALITIAVGLTLTLLLSGLVEGTVTRQDWPWPVKIGIGTVALAAVLWYQWVLGGRAHRAGERGDLEEFERGTTSLVAG, encoded by the coding sequence GTGGACCTGGACGCCTACACCGAGGTGCACCGCGAACGGTGGCAGGAACTCGACCGCCTCGCCCGCGCGCGGCACACGTCCGGCGCCGACGCCGACCGCCTCGTGTCCGGCTACCAGGAGGCCGCCACCGACCTCGCTCGCATCCGCCGTGCCGCCCCGCGCACCGCCGTCGGCGACCGGCTCTCCCTGACGCTCTTCCGCGCACGCCTGCGCTTCACGGGCACGCCGGTCGACCCGCTCACCGCCGTGACGTCGTTCTTCGTCCTGCAGCTGCCGGCGGCGTTGTACCGGATCCGCTGGGTGACGATCTGGGTGGCGGTCGCCACGGCCGCGATCGCCGCGATCGTCGCGGTCTGGATCAGCACGACGCCGGGTGCCATCGCGACGTTCGGCACGCCCGAGTCGCTCCGGCAGTACGCGACGCAGGACTTCCAGGACTACTACTCGGACCACGGCCTCGGGGCGTTCACGGTGCAGGTGTGGACGAACAACGCGTACATCGCCGCGACGATGGTGGCCTTCGGGATCACCGGTCTGTTCGTGCCGTTCTCGATCGGTCAGAACGCGATCGGCCTGGGCGTCTCCGCGGCGATCCTGCACTCCGAGGGACGCCTCGGCGACTTCTTCCTCTACATCGCCCCGCACGGGCAGCTCGAGCTCTACTCGGTGTTCCTCGCGGCGGCCGCCGGTCTGATGATCTTCTGGTCGTGGGTGGCGCCGGGTGCCCGCACGCGCGCGCAGGCCCTCGCGGAGGACGGACGCGCCCTCATCACGATCGCGGTCGGCCTGACGCTGACGCTGCTCCTCTCGGGGCTCGTCGAGGGCACGGTGACGCGGCAGGACTGGCCGTGGCCCGTCAAGATCGGCATCGGGACGGTCGCCCTCGCCGCGGTGCTCTGGTACCAGTGGGTGCTGGGCGGCCGGGCACACCGCGCGGGGGAGCGCGGCGACCTCGAGGAGTTCGAGCGCGGCACCACCTCGCTGGTCGCCGGCTGA
- a CDS encoding MoxR family ATPase yields the protein MQPPAGDPLRDAFGRLRAEVGKAVVGQEGAVSGMIVGILAQGHVLLEGVPGVAKTLLVRSLAAAMSLDTKRIQFTPDLMPGDVTGSLVYDASTGTFPFREGPVFTNVLLADEVNRTPPKTQSALLEAMEERQVSVDGDPRPLPDPFFVAATMNPIEFEGTYTLPEAQLDRFLMKLTLDVPPRDVEWQVLRRHADGFVPRDVRSAGIVPVVGVDEVIAAQRAVRAVGARDDVLAYIVDLARATRQAPSVRVGVSPRGATALLAAAKAWAWLTGYDAITPDHVQAMLLPVWRHRLRVAADAELEGVGADGVLQQVLEQVRVPI from the coding sequence ATGCAGCCGCCGGCGGGCGATCCCCTGCGGGACGCCTTCGGTCGACTCCGCGCCGAGGTCGGCAAGGCCGTCGTCGGTCAGGAGGGCGCGGTCTCCGGCATGATCGTCGGCATCCTCGCCCAGGGACACGTCCTGCTCGAGGGCGTCCCCGGCGTCGCCAAGACCCTCCTCGTCCGGAGCCTCGCCGCAGCGATGTCGCTCGACACGAAACGCATCCAGTTCACACCGGACCTCATGCCCGGCGACGTCACCGGCTCGCTCGTGTACGACGCCTCGACGGGCACGTTCCCGTTCCGCGAGGGCCCGGTGTTCACGAACGTGCTCCTCGCCGACGAGGTGAACCGCACGCCTCCGAAGACGCAGTCCGCGCTGCTCGAGGCCATGGAGGAACGGCAGGTCAGCGTCGACGGCGACCCGCGGCCGCTGCCGGACCCGTTCTTCGTCGCGGCGACGATGAACCCGATCGAGTTCGAGGGGACGTACACGCTGCCCGAGGCGCAGCTCGACCGGTTCCTCATGAAGCTCACGCTCGACGTGCCGCCGCGCGACGTGGAGTGGCAGGTGCTCCGCCGGCACGCCGACGGTTTCGTGCCCCGCGACGTCCGATCCGCCGGGATCGTGCCGGTGGTCGGCGTCGACGAGGTCATCGCCGCCCAGCGAGCGGTCCGCGCGGTCGGCGCGCGGGACGACGTGCTGGCCTACATCGTCGACCTCGCCCGCGCGACCCGTCAGGCTCCGTCGGTCCGGGTCGGCGTGAGCCCCCGCGGCGCGACCGCGCTGCTCGCGGCTGCGAAGGCCTGGGCCTGGCTCACGGGCTACGACGCGATCACCCCGGACCACGTGCAGGCGATGCTCCTGCCCGTCTGGCGGCACCGGCTCCGGGTCGCCGCGGACGCCGAGCTCGAGGGCGTCGGCGCCGACGGCGTCCTGCAGCAGGTGCTCGAGCAGGTCCGGGTGCCGATCTAG
- a CDS encoding DUF4350 domain-containing protein: MTATATRPAERATVPPRDGRGLRIGFWVAIVLVGLLLAALTAVVQGSEGPSNAPLDPTSTTASGSKALVRVLEQQGTDVRVVDSADGITGGTVFVDDSQGALDPAVARRLARQASHVVLVSTGAVALDAFDLDVEPAGSVAGTDTVSTRTCAIPAAADARRVTTTGSAYRVPEGESVPDGTAVCAPSGSGDDRAYGLVRTATPGGDVTLVGTTSAFRNDTITTAGNAALALGLLGGDDSLTWYTPTPGTPDAAPTLGSLAPPWVPSALALLALVAVAAGVWRGRRLGPLVVEQMPVVVRAAETTEGRARLAARTRDRTHALDTLRVAALRRIGRRLGLPRSAHVDEVVRAAARATGIPDARVGAVLVGGTTPDHRALVAGAAALDDLERAVTAATTGDQQTDHDRRGARP, from the coding sequence TTGACCGCGACGGCGACCCGACCTGCGGAGCGCGCCACGGTCCCGCCGCGGGACGGCCGCGGTCTCCGCATCGGCTTCTGGGTCGCCATCGTCCTGGTCGGCCTGCTCCTCGCCGCCCTCACCGCGGTCGTGCAGGGCTCGGAGGGGCCCTCCAACGCCCCGCTCGACCCCACCTCGACGACCGCGAGCGGGTCGAAGGCGCTCGTCCGGGTGCTCGAACAGCAGGGCACCGACGTCCGCGTGGTGGACAGCGCCGACGGCATCACCGGCGGCACGGTCTTCGTCGACGACTCGCAGGGCGCCCTCGACCCGGCCGTCGCTCGCCGGCTCGCACGGCAGGCGTCGCACGTCGTGCTCGTCTCGACCGGCGCCGTCGCCCTCGATGCCTTCGACCTGGACGTCGAACCGGCCGGCTCGGTCGCGGGCACCGACACGGTGTCCACGCGGACCTGCGCGATCCCGGCCGCGGCCGACGCCCGCCGGGTCACGACCACGGGGTCCGCGTACCGGGTGCCGGAGGGCGAGTCCGTCCCGGACGGCACGGCCGTGTGCGCGCCGTCCGGCTCCGGCGACGACCGCGCGTACGGACTCGTCCGCACGGCCACGCCCGGCGGCGACGTGACGCTCGTCGGGACGACCTCGGCGTTCCGGAACGACACGATCACGACGGCCGGCAACGCCGCGCTCGCGCTCGGCCTGCTCGGCGGCGACGACTCGCTCACCTGGTACACGCCGACCCCGGGGACCCCCGACGCCGCGCCGACGCTCGGCTCCCTCGCACCACCGTGGGTGCCGAGTGCCCTGGCGCTGCTCGCCCTCGTCGCGGTCGCCGCCGGTGTCTGGCGCGGACGACGGCTCGGTCCGCTCGTGGTCGAGCAGATGCCGGTGGTCGTCCGTGCGGCGGAGACGACCGAGGGACGAGCCCGCCTCGCCGCCCGCACCCGGGACCGCACCCACGCCCTCGACACCCTGCGCGTGGCCGCCCTCCGCCGGATCGGCCGACGACTGGGACTGCCCCGCTCGGCGCACGTCGACGAGGTCGTCCGCGCCGCGGCCCGCGCCACCGGCATCCCGGACGCCCGCGTCGGTGCGGTGCTCGTCGGCGGGACGACCCCGGACCACCGTGCACTCGTCGCGGGGGCGGCAGCCCTCGACGACCTCGAGCGCGCCGTCACCGCCGCGACCACCGGCGACCAGCAGACCGACCACGACCGACGAGGAGCACGACCGTGA
- a CDS encoding DUF58 domain-containing protein, producing MAISGRFVALLAVAIVPTVLLGTGWAGAAWAGVVVLAAVLDVLLAADLGLVRVERRMPRLARRDTTADGTLVVVNDGRRPLRGVVRDMWEPSAGHAPRRTSLHVPAGERRTARMRFAPFRRGRRVTAGVAVRAFGPLGLAARQRVVPAPGELVVTPPFRSRRHLPSRLARLRELDGETTLQLRGHGTEFDSLRDYVRGDDVRSIDWRATARRQDLVVRTWRPERDRRVVVVVDAGRAGAGRVDDEPRLDTFIESALLLGALAAAAGDRIDLVVLDDAVRGRVHGATRTDVVQRFGETLALAEPGLAATDWSAVPALVDSITTSRAFVVLVSSLDSVGASGDLLAVLPRLTRRHAVLVTSVTDPTVERMASGALDATVAGPGRRGGAAPSLPARAERDVYRRAAAERTLLDADGIADVARRAGAEVVRATPEQVPPLVADAYIRAKATGRL from the coding sequence GTGGCGATCTCCGGCCGGTTCGTCGCGCTCCTCGCCGTCGCGATCGTCCCCACCGTGCTGCTCGGCACGGGGTGGGCCGGCGCGGCGTGGGCGGGCGTGGTGGTGCTCGCCGCGGTGCTCGACGTCCTGCTCGCCGCCGACCTCGGACTCGTCAGGGTCGAACGGAGGATGCCGCGCCTGGCACGGCGCGACACGACGGCCGACGGCACGCTCGTGGTGGTGAACGACGGCCGCCGGCCCCTGCGCGGCGTCGTCCGGGACATGTGGGAGCCCTCGGCCGGTCACGCTCCCCGCCGCACCTCGCTGCACGTCCCCGCCGGCGAGCGCCGGACCGCACGGATGCGGTTCGCCCCGTTCCGCCGCGGCCGCCGGGTCACGGCCGGGGTCGCCGTGCGCGCGTTCGGACCGCTCGGGCTCGCCGCCCGGCAGCGGGTCGTTCCAGCACCCGGCGAGCTCGTCGTCACGCCGCCGTTCCGGTCACGGCGGCACCTGCCGTCCCGGCTCGCACGACTCCGAGAACTGGACGGCGAGACCACCCTGCAGCTCCGCGGGCACGGCACAGAGTTCGACTCGCTCCGCGACTACGTGCGCGGCGACGACGTGCGCTCGATCGACTGGCGCGCCACCGCCAGGCGTCAGGACCTCGTCGTCCGGACCTGGCGACCCGAGCGGGACCGCCGCGTGGTCGTCGTCGTGGACGCCGGACGTGCCGGAGCCGGCCGGGTCGACGACGAGCCACGGCTCGACACGTTCATCGAGTCCGCCCTGCTGCTCGGGGCACTCGCCGCCGCCGCGGGCGACCGCATCGACCTCGTGGTCCTCGACGACGCCGTCCGCGGCCGGGTGCACGGCGCCACCCGCACCGACGTCGTCCAGCGCTTCGGGGAGACCCTCGCGCTCGCGGAACCCGGGCTCGCCGCCACCGACTGGTCCGCCGTCCCCGCCCTCGTCGACTCGATCACGACCTCACGGGCCTTCGTCGTGCTGGTGTCGAGCCTCGACTCCGTCGGCGCGTCCGGCGACCTCCTCGCCGTCCTGCCGCGGCTCACCCGGCGGCACGCCGTCCTCGTGACGTCCGTGACGGACCCCACGGTCGAGCGGATGGCGAGCGGGGCACTGGACGCGACCGTGGCCGGTCCGGGGCGACGAGGCGGCGCCGCACCGTCCCTCCCGGCCCGTGCGGAGCGCGACGTGTACCGGCGGGCCGCCGCGGAACGCACCCTGCTCGACGCCGACGGCATCGCGGACGTCGCCCGCCGGGCGGGCGCCGAGGTCGTCCGTGCCACGCCGGAACAGGTGCCGCCCCTGGTGGCCGACGCGTACATCCGGGCGAAGGCGACCGGTCGGCTCTGA